Proteins found in one Streptomyces sp. NBC_00461 genomic segment:
- a CDS encoding PE-PGRS family protein, with protein sequence MDTSSGHQDREEAERLSTAVGVLAHFLSRQPLTQALALLEHRLEGADGMSVMRIAEDGHVVPELLASALTVRESLGRINDLIHACGILLVLPHILGDEERITVRPSLGAGNDPSRPYDLETVQRIAELKLARWRGADAMRKRQTFKDLVMLAADTSGRRSELFVIGPEPCRFLTTSTSTAAWALDRSPGALRTFTTVFGTRTCPSPSSPRPMPPTFRSPICGIFSPRPSQPSCIEMSSA encoded by the coding sequence ATGGACACTTCCTCAGGCCACCAGGACCGTGAAGAAGCAGAGCGGCTGAGCACCGCCGTGGGGGTCCTCGCCCACTTCCTGAGCCGCCAGCCGCTCACCCAGGCCCTGGCCTTGCTGGAGCATCGATTGGAGGGCGCCGACGGGATGAGTGTCATGCGGATCGCGGAGGACGGCCACGTCGTGCCGGAGCTGCTTGCCTCAGCGCTCACGGTCCGCGAGAGCCTGGGCCGGATTAACGACTTGATCCACGCCTGCGGCATCCTCCTCGTACTGCCCCACATCCTCGGGGATGAAGAACGCATCACCGTCCGCCCCTCCCTCGGCGCCGGCAACGACCCGAGCCGCCCGTACGACCTGGAGACAGTCCAGCGCATCGCGGAGTTGAAGCTCGCTCGTTGGCGCGGCGCGGACGCCATGCGCAAGCGCCAGACCTTCAAGGATCTCGTGATGCTCGCCGCCGACACCTCCGGCCGCCGGTCAGAGCTGTTCGTGATCGGCCCCGAGCCCTGCCGCTTCCTGACCACCAGCACTTCAACCGCGGCCTGGGCCCTGGACCGCAGCCCAGGGGCGCTGCGGACCTTCACCACCGTCTTCGGCACGCGAACATGTCCGTCGCCCAGTTCACCGCGACCCATGCCGCCCACGTTCAGATCACCGATCTGCGGGATCTTCTCCCCGCGTCCGTCGCAGCCCTCCTGCATTGAAATGTCCTCGGCATGA
- a CDS encoding beta-propeller fold lactonase family protein yields MIDAFPAVVALDHRPGALAISPDGRSLYVSLDDGTLVFLDTSDNRVTGTVALGDADVVALTPDGRRLYVASPTTNAVHVVDTAAKAFVRTVAIGARPIELAVTPDGRRVYVAQAAEAVSVIDTAADTVIRTIAFHDSAIAVGASPVPGGPVYVGLGSAVAVIDTATDTVVGTPIPVASGIQGVAVSPDGRMVFAAGPESNTLTVIDAASRTVTATLPMGGFPTDVLVSPDGRRAYVADAFAGGIVVVDTASLSELRRIALRGAPLRLALTPDGQRGYASASEDKFLQAFPTLSHTATVGARPEAVAVSPDGRRVCVTCSGSDTVAVVRTQPEQIAAGAGAQAVAVTPDGQQAYVLNSDAGTVTVVDTQGESVVGTVPVPGAFALAMARDGRHVYVVGGGLLSVIDTGMRQVTGTLPVPQIAQGVAVSPDGTRVFVTDFTAGTVLVITTSPLAVLGTPVAVGDRPKGVAVTPDGRQIYIANTHSQGVAVLDGISLQVSIIGTPGRDPDDVAVSPDGRTVYVINSGSDSVSVIDTNTRSVVGELIMVRGREGGVAFGDDGRQVFVTAVDSGVVNVIDTTTRTVTAKVPVGPLPWGVALSPDQRRLYVANSGSDTISVIEISPTPVRVGSKPVAVALTTDGRRAYVADSGSGTVSVIDMTTTALAGAPITVGGLPRAIALSHDEKRLYVADSATGHVIVVDTAMSTVLGPPVEVGGTPSAIAVSGTRAYVADAGSGTVSVFDTGTGAVVGEPITDALAPATVAAAPDGARVYIADAGSDAVLVVDSDTLTVTGRIALPGTPNGLAVSPDGHRLLVTMPALKTLVTVDPASLSVIGSPIPVGGAPHGVTISRDGRRAYVANAASDSLSVVDL; encoded by the coding sequence GTGATCGATGCCTTCCCCGCCGTCGTCGCCCTCGACCACAGACCGGGCGCGCTGGCTATCTCTCCGGATGGTCGTTCCCTCTATGTCTCACTCGACGATGGCACCCTCGTCTTCCTGGACACCAGCGACAACAGGGTGACGGGCACGGTAGCCCTCGGCGATGCCGACGTCGTCGCACTCACCCCCGACGGCCGACGCCTGTACGTCGCCAGCCCGACGACCAACGCCGTCCACGTCGTCGACACCGCCGCCAAGGCCTTCGTGCGCACCGTCGCCATCGGCGCACGCCCCATCGAACTCGCGGTCACCCCCGACGGTCGGCGAGTCTATGTCGCACAGGCCGCCGAAGCGGTGTCCGTGATCGACACCGCCGCAGATACGGTCATTCGTACGATTGCCTTCCACGACAGCGCCATCGCCGTCGGTGCCTCCCCGGTGCCAGGCGGCCCCGTCTACGTGGGGCTCGGGAGCGCCGTCGCAGTCATCGACACCGCGACCGACACCGTTGTTGGCACCCCGATCCCGGTCGCCAGTGGCATCCAGGGCGTGGCCGTATCACCGGACGGCCGTATGGTCTTCGCTGCCGGACCGGAGTCGAACACCCTCACTGTCATCGACGCCGCCTCCCGCACGGTGACCGCGACCCTCCCAATGGGCGGGTTTCCCACCGACGTCCTGGTGTCACCGGATGGTCGTCGGGCCTACGTCGCCGACGCCTTCGCGGGCGGGATCGTCGTCGTCGACACAGCATCCCTGTCCGAGCTTCGGAGAATCGCGCTCCGGGGAGCCCCGCTCCGGCTGGCGCTGACACCGGACGGCCAGCGCGGTTACGCCTCGGCAAGCGAGGATAAATTCCTCCAGGCCTTTCCCACCCTGTCCCACACCGCGACCGTGGGCGCACGCCCCGAGGCGGTGGCCGTATCGCCCGACGGGCGGCGTGTCTGCGTCACCTGCTCCGGGTCGGACACAGTAGCCGTGGTCCGTACCCAGCCTGAACAGATCGCCGCCGGTGCAGGCGCCCAAGCCGTTGCCGTGACACCGGACGGACAGCAGGCGTACGTCCTGAACTCCGACGCAGGCACGGTGACCGTGGTCGACACACAGGGGGAGAGCGTCGTCGGGACCGTCCCCGTGCCGGGGGCGTTCGCGCTGGCCATGGCCCGGGACGGCCGTCACGTGTACGTCGTCGGAGGTGGCTTGCTCTCGGTGATCGATACGGGAATGCGCCAGGTCACCGGAACCCTCCCCGTACCGCAAATCGCACAGGGGGTGGCGGTGAGCCCCGACGGCACCCGGGTCTTCGTCACCGACTTCACGGCGGGCACGGTGCTCGTGATCACGACGAGCCCGCTCGCGGTGCTCGGCACCCCCGTGGCCGTGGGCGACCGTCCCAAGGGCGTGGCCGTGACGCCGGACGGCCGGCAGATCTACATCGCCAACACCCACTCGCAAGGCGTCGCGGTGCTCGACGGGATCAGTCTGCAAGTCTCCATCATCGGCACGCCGGGGCGGGATCCGGACGACGTGGCCGTCAGCCCGGACGGGCGGACCGTCTATGTCATCAACAGCGGCTCCGACAGCGTCTCGGTCATTGACACGAACACCAGGTCGGTGGTCGGGGAGTTGATCATGGTCCGGGGCAGGGAGGGAGGGGTGGCGTTTGGTGATGACGGACGCCAGGTGTTCGTCACGGCGGTGGACTCAGGCGTGGTCAACGTCATCGACACCACGACCCGCACGGTGACCGCGAAGGTGCCTGTCGGGCCCCTCCCGTGGGGTGTCGCACTGTCTCCGGACCAGCGCCGGCTCTACGTCGCCAACAGCGGCTCCGACACCATCTCGGTGATCGAGATATCCCCGACGCCGGTGCGGGTGGGCAGCAAGCCGGTAGCGGTGGCCCTCACGACGGACGGTCGGCGCGCCTATGTCGCCGACTCCGGCTCCGGCACGGTGTCTGTGATCGACATGACCACGACGGCGCTCGCCGGGGCGCCGATCACTGTGGGCGGCCTTCCCCGGGCGATCGCGTTGAGCCACGACGAGAAACGGCTGTATGTCGCCGACTCGGCCACCGGCCACGTCATCGTCGTGGACACCGCGATGTCGACCGTGCTGGGTCCACCGGTCGAGGTCGGCGGCACCCCCTCCGCGATCGCCGTCAGCGGCACGCGCGCCTATGTGGCCGACGCGGGGTCCGGCACGGTGTCGGTCTTCGACACCGGGACCGGTGCCGTCGTCGGTGAGCCAATCACCGACGCCCTGGCCCCGGCCACTGTGGCGGCCGCTCCCGACGGGGCACGGGTCTACATCGCCGACGCCGGTTCCGACGCCGTCCTGGTGGTGGACTCCGACACGCTGACGGTCACCGGCCGTATCGCGCTGCCGGGCACCCCGAACGGTCTCGCCGTGTCACCGGACGGCCACCGTCTCCTGGTCACCATGCCCGCCCTGAAGACGCTGGTGACGGTCGATCCCGCCAGCCTGAGCGTCATCGGTTCCCCGATCCCCGTCGGCGGCGCTCCACACGGCGTGACCATCTCACGGGACGGCCGACGGGCCTATGTGGCGAACGCCGCGTCCGACTCTCTCTCGGTCGTGGACCTCTGA